The sequence GTGGGAGACCACGCGAACAACTGCTCCAACGGCAACGTCATCGACCACTCCGGACGCTGACCCCGCCGGCCCGGCCACCCGCGGCCCCCGGCGACACGATCGCCGGGGGGCGCGGACGGCAGGACGGCGCGATCCGAAAGGGGCGACCTAGCGGGAGTCGGTCGACCGGCGTCCGATCTTGTTCCCCAGCCAGACCAGGGGGTCGTACTTGCGGTCCACCGCCCGCTCCTTCAGCGGGATCAGCGCGTTGTCGGTGATCTTGATGCCCTCCGGGCAGACCTCCGTACAGCACTTGGTGATGTTGCAGTAGCCGAGCCCGTGCTCCTCCTGCGCGGTGCGCTTGCGGTCCAGGCCCGCCTCCGCCGCCGCGTCCAGCGGGTGCATGTCCAGTTCCGCCACCCGCATCAGGAACCGCGGACCGGCGAAGGCACCCTTGTTCTCCTCGTGGTCGCGCACCACATGGCAGGTGTCCTGGCACAGGAAGCACTCGATGCACTTGCGGAACTCCTGCGAGCGCTCCACGTCGATCTGCTGCATCCGGTACTCGCCCGGGGCCACCCCCTCCGGCGGAACGAAGGCCGGCACCTCCCGCGCCTTGGCGTAGTTGAAGGACACGTCCGTCACCAGGTCGCGGACGACCGGAAAGGCGCGCAGCGGGGTGACCGTGATCGTCTCGGACCGCTCGAAGGTCGACATGCGCGTCATGCACATCAGCCGCGGCCGGCCGTTGACCTCCGCACTGCACGAGCCGCACTTGCCGGCCTTGCAGTTCCAGCGCACCGCCAGGTCCGAGGCCTGGGTGGCCTGGAGCCGGTGGACGATGTCCAGGACCACCTCCCCGTCGTGCACCTCGACGGTGAAGTCCCGTAGTTCCCCGCCCTCCGCGTCGCCCCGCCAGATCCGGAAGCTCGCGTCGTACGTGCTCATCCGTACAGCTCCTCTTCGGCGAGGTACTTGGCCAGCTCTTCCTTCTCGAAGAGCGCGAGCAGGTCGGGGCGGATCGGCTCCGTGCGGGTGCGGACCAGGGCGATCCGATCGCCCGCCGGGTCCGTCGGCGCCGGGTCCACCGGCCGGCACAGCAGGTTCACCGGGCGCCAGGCGCGCTCCATCGACGGGCAGTCCTCGCGGGTGTGCCCGCCCCGGCTCTCGGTGCGCTCCAGGGCCGCTCGGGCCACGCACTCGCTGACCAGCAGCATGTTCCGCAGGTCCAGCGCGAGGTGCCAGCCCGGGTTGAACTGCCGGTGCCCCTCCACGCCGGCCCGGGAGGCCCGTACGCGCAGGGTCGCGAGCTTCTCCAGGGCCTCGGCCATCTCGCCCTCGCGCCGGATGATCCCGACCAGGTCGTTCATGGTCGTCTGCAGCTCCTGGTGGAGCGTGTACGGGTTCTCCGCGCCCTCGGCGGCATGGAAGGGGGCCAGCGCCTCCGTCGCCGCCGCGTCGATCTCCGCCTGGGCGACGCTCGGGCGCGGCGCCGACGTGGCGTACCCGGCCGCGTGCAGTCCCGCCCGCCGCCCGAAGACCAGCAGGTCCGAGAGCGAGTTCCCGCCGAGCCGGTTCGAGCCGTGCATCCCGCCCGCGACCTCCCCGGCCGCGAACAGCCCCGGCACCCCGACGGTGGCGGCGGACTCCGAGTCGACCGCGATCCCGCCCATCACGTAGTGGCAGGTCGGGCCCACCTCCATCGGCTCCGCCGTGATGTCCACGTCCGCCAGCTCCTTGAACTGGTGGTACATCGACGGGAGCCGCCGCTTGATCCGCTCGGCCGGCATCCGGGTGGACACGTCGAGGAAGACCCCGCCGTGCGGTGAGCCGCGGCCCGCCTTCACCTCGGAGTTGATCGCCCGCGCCACCTCGTCGCGCGGCAGCAGCTCGGGCGGTCGCCGGTTGTTGTCCGGGTCCTCGTACCAGCGGTCGCCCTCCGCCTCCGACTCGGCGTACTTCTCCTTGAAGACGTCGGGGACGTAGTCGAACATGAACCGCTTGCCCTCGGAGTTGCGCAGCACCCCGCCGTCACCCCGTACGGACTCGGTGACGAGGATGCCCTTGACCGACGGCGGCCAGACCATGCCGGTCGGGTGGAACTGCACGAACTCCATGTTGAGCAGGGGCGCGCCCGCGAGCAGGGCCAGCGCGTGGCCGTCGCCCGTGTACTCCCAGGAGTTGGAGGTGGTCTTGAAGGACTTGCCGATCCCGCCCGTGGCGAGGACGACCGCCGGGGCCTCCAGCACGAAGAAGCGGCCGGTCTCGCGCTCGTAGCAGAAGGTCCCCGAGACCCTCGCTCCGTCCGTCGGACCGCCGCGGTCCTTCAACACCCGGGTGACCGTGCACTCCTGGAAGACCTTGAGCCGGGCCTCGTGGTCCCCGTACTCCTTGAAGTCCTCCTGCTGGAGCTGGACGATCTTCTGCTGGAGGGTGCGGATCAGCTCCAGGCCGGTGCGGTCGCCGACGTGCGCGAGGCGCGGATACTCGTGCCCGCCGAAGTTGCGCTGGGAGATCTTCCCGTCGGGCGTGCGGTCGAAGAGCGCGCCCCAGGTCTCCAGCTCCCAGACCCGGTCCGGGGCCTCCTTCGCGTGGAGCTCCGCCATCCGCCACTGGTTGAGGAACTTGCCCCCGCGCATGGTGTCGCGGAAGTGCACCTGCCAGTTGTCGCCCTCGTTGACGTTGCCCATGGAGGCGGCGATCCCGCCCTCCGCCATCACCGTATGGGCCTTGCCGAACAGGGACTTGCAGATCACGGCCGTACGGGCGCCGCGCTCGCGGGCCTCGATCGCGGCGCGCAGTCCGGCGCCGCCCGCGCCGACCACGACCACGTCCCACTGCTGCCGTTCCACTTGAGCCATGTCAGAAGAACCTCGGATCGGTGAAGGCGCCGCTCGCCAGCAGGTACACGTAGAAGTCGCACAGGGCCACGCTGATCAGGGAGGCCCACGCCAGCTGCATGTGGCGGGCGTTGAGCCGGCTGACCCAACCCCAGAGCCGGTAGCGCACCGGGTGCTTGGAGAAGTGCTTGAGCCGGCCGCCCATGATGTGCCGACAGGAGTGGCAGGACAGGGTGTAGGCCCAGATCAGGGTGATGTTGACCAGGAACAGCAGGGTTCCGAGGCCCATGTGGCCCCAGGCGTAGTCCTCGTCGCGGAAGGTCAGCACCGTGTCGTAGGTGAGGATGCCCGCGACCGGGACCGCCGCGTAGAAGAAGTACCGGTGCGCGTTCTGCAGGATCAGCGGGAAACGGGTCTCGCCGGTGTACCTCGTGTGCGGTTCGGCGACGGCGCAGGCGGGCGGTGAGGCCCAGAACCCCCGGTAGTAGGCCTTGCGGTAGTAGTAGCAGGTCAGCCGGAAGCCGAGCGGGAAGATCAGGATCAGCAGGGCGGGGGAGAGGCCCCACCAACTGCCGAAGATCTCCCAGTTGGGTCCGCCCTTCATCGGGACGCAGTTCTCCGCGAGACACGGGGAGTAGAAGGGGGAGACGTACGGGGCCGCGTAGTAGTCGGCGTTCGCGAAGGCCCGCCAGGTCGAGTAGACGATGAAGGCGAACAGCCCGGCCGCGGTGCCGGCGGGGGCCAGCCACCACCGGTCGGTCCGCAGGTGCCGGGCCGCGATCGCGGCCCGTGAGGCGTCGTGGACGCCGCCGGGCCGCTGCTGGGGTCGTTCCGTGCCTGTGGCCAAAGAAGACTCCGGGTGGAGTGATGAGGGGTGCCCCGTCCGGCCCGACCGTGGACGGCCGGGCCGGACGGGGCGTGGGTGGATGCGGGTCCGTGACGGGCTGCCTCAGGGGGCGCGGCGGTCGCGGGCGCCCAGGCCCTCGTCGTCGGAGTCCGTCCACAGGGAGCTGTCGTAGGGGGTGTCCGGGACCGTCACCATCCGGGACGGGTCCGGACCGGCCGCCGTCGTCGACGGCTTCTGCCGCGCGGCCTGCTGTTCCAGCCGCTCGACCTTGCGCGTCAGCTCGTCCAGGTTGCGCCGTACGGCACTCAGATCATCTTGCAGGGACATGATTTGCCCTCACTTCCGCCAGGTGCGGTGGCAACGCTCATGTGCGCCTGCGAGTGTCGCGCTTCCCGTCCCCCGTGTGAAGGGACGTGCAGCGATTGCGGGCGCGCAGGCGTGAATCGTGCGCCCCTCCCTGACCCCCATTCTCATCCCTCTCCCGGGGGAACGCCTCTCGCCGCGCAAGCGGGATTGGTCCGCACGGGTGGGGTTCGCGGCGTGGCGAGAGGCGGGTGCGAGGGGTGCGGCGGAGCGTCTATTTCAGTGGGTTCCGGCAACCGGTGTGATCAGCTCCATATACCGCCGAACGTGATCATGCTTCCCCCACGCCCCGCCCCGGAGGTACCACCCATGTCCCAGAGAAGGCGCAGGTCCTTGGCGCTCCTGACCTCGGGAGTCCTCGCACTGCCGCTGCTCACGGGCTGCGGCGCGGGTGACGACGAGGGCGGTCAGGCCGCCGCAGGACAGGACATCGCGACGACCACCCGCGACAAGATCGCGGACGGGGGTGTGCTGCGCTGGGCGGTGGACGCCCTCCCGGACACCCTCAACACCTTCCAGGCCGACGCGGACGCCACCACCAACAGGATCGCCGGCGCCGTGCTGCCCCAGCTCTTCGTGCTGGACGCCAAGGGCCGGCCGGTGGTCAACCCGGACTACCTGGAGAAGGCCGAGGTCATCGAGCGGGAGCCGAAGCAGGTCGTCCAGTACAAGCTGAACCAGAAGGCGGTGTGGAGCGACGGGCGCGAGATCGGCGCCGCCGACTTCGTGGCGCAGTGGCGGGCCCTGAACGGCAAGGACTCCGCGTACTGGACGGCGCGCAACGCCGGCTACGACCGCATCGAGAAGATCGAGAAGGGCAAGACCGACCTGGAGGTCAGGGTCACCTTCAACAAGCCGTACGCCGACTGGCGCTCGCTCTTCACCCCGCTCTACCCCAAGCAGGTCACCGGCACCCCGGACGCCTTCAACGAGGGCGCCCGCGGCGCACTGAAGATCACCGCCGGGCCCTTCGGGCTGGGCGCGATCGACAAGAAGACCGGTACCGCCGCCCTGACCCGCAACGCGCGCTGGTGGGGCCGCCCGGCCAAGCTGGACACGCTGGTCCTGACGGCGGTGCCGCGGGCCGAGCGCCCGGCGGCGCTGGCCGCCGGCCGGCTCGATCTGGCGGAGATCGACCGGGCCGGGGCCGACCGGATCGCACTGGCCCGCCGCGACGCGGCCGGCAAGAACGGCCCGGGCGCCGGCGGCGCGCCGGCCCACGGCCCCGGAGCCGCGCTGACCCCGGCGGACGCCACCCTGTCGTGGGCGACCGCCTTCGGGGCGGACGAGGAGAAGGCCGCGGCGGAGACGGAGAGCCGCCAGAAGCACCTCGACTCGGTCAAGCGGTACGCCGAGGAGCAGACGGCCCTGAAGGCCTTCACCGTGCGCAAGTCCCTGGAGCCGGCCTACACCCAGCTCGCCATGAACGGGGCCTCCGGCCCGCTGGCGGACGAGCGGGTGCGCCGGGCGGTGGCCCGGGCCCTGGACCGCCGGGCGCTGGCCGAGGTCGTCCTGAAGCCGCTCGGCCTGCCCGCGAAGCCGGTCGGCAGCCACCTCGCCCTGTCCGGGCAGCGGGCGTACGCCGACAACAGCGACGCGCTCGGCGGCCAGGACACCCAGGCGGCCCAGGCCCTGCTCGCGGACGCGGGCTGGCGCAAGGGCGGCAAGATCACCGAGCCGGCGGGCGCCAAGGCCGGCCCGGAGAGCGAGCAGCAGGACGACTCGAAGACCCCCTCGGGCCCGGGCACCGGCAACGACGGGCTCTACATCGTGGGCCAGGACGACGGGGCCAACGGCGACCCGCGCTCGGCGACCGAGGATCGGGCCGGCAGCGACACCGCCCCGGAGGGCACCCAGGACGGGCCGTCCCCGGTGCTCGCCCCCGCCCCCTTCGGCGCCCAGCAGGAGGCGTCCCTGCTCGCGCAGGCGGCCCAGGTCGCCCGGGCCGCCCGGGCGGAGAGCACCGACGACGCCAAGGGCGTCCCGGCCCGCGACGAGGCCGACCCCGCCAAGGCCTCCCCGGCCCCGGCACCGGCCAAGCAGCCCGTCCGCACCTCCGGCGGCATGCTCGCCAAGGACGGCAAGGCGCTCTCGCTGCGCTTCGTCCTCCCGGCGGGCCCCGGCTCGGAGTCCCTGCGCACGGTCGGCGAGCGGATCGCCGGGATGCTCCGCAAGGTCGGCGTGAACACCGAGACGATCAAGGTGGCCGACGACAGCTTCTTCAAGGACCACATCGCCTCCGGGCAGTACGACCTGGCCCTGTACTCCTGGCCCGCGACGGCCTACCCGGCCACCGACGCCCGACCCATCTTCGCCAAGCCGGAGCCGGCCGCGGACGGCTCGCTCCTCGTCGAACAGAACTACACACGGGTGGGCACCGACCACATCGACCAGCTCTTCGACCAGGCGGTCGCCGAGCTGGACGAGGAGCAGTCCCGCGAGCTCATGCGCAAGGCCGACGCCAGGATCTGGGCCGCGGCCGGGTCCATCCCCCTCTTCCAGCGCCCCGAGCTGGTGGCGGTCAAGCCGAGCCTGGCCAACGCGGGCGCCTTCGGCCTCGGCGCCCCCCGCTACCAGGACATCGGCTGGAAGAAGGCACCCACCGCCAAGGACAAGAAGAAGTAGCGGGGGAGAAGAAGTGATGACAAAGGGGTGCCTGTCCGGTTGACCGCAGGGTCACAAGCTCAGATGTGACTCAAGTCCCTTGCCCGCCGGATCCCCCGGCGGGCAAGGTCGTGCATACCCGTTGACCCGCGTGAATACCGGCCGGAACGGTGGTCGGGGCACCCCACGAAACCCTCGGCCGCACTCATGCATCCGGCCTCTTGACAGACCCCCCGGCAGGCGGTTCCCGCCACTCGACGTACCATGGGGTAAGGCCGTGGCAGGTTTTCGCCCGGCCGAGGCGCGCGTGCCGGACCGTACGCGACGCCATCCACGATCCCGGGAGAAGCGCCGAAGTGCCCACGCGCCACGACATCCGTAACGTCGCCATCGTCGCCCACGTCGACCATGGCAAGACGACCATCGTCGATGCCATGCTCAAGCAGGCCGGTGCCTTCGCCGCCCACCAGCACCTCGACGACCGCATGATGGACTCGAACGACCTGGAGCGTGAGAAGGGCATCACGATCCTCGCCAAGAACACGGCGGTGAAGTATCACCCCAAGGACGGCGGGGCCCCGATCACGATCAACATCATCGACACCCCCGGCCACGCCGACTTCGGTGGTGAGGTCGAGCGCGGTCTGTCGATGGTGGACGCCGTCGTTCTGCTGGTGGACGCCTCCGAGGGTCCGCTGCCCCAGACCCGCTTCGTCCTGCGCAAGGCCCTGCAGGCGAAGATGCCGGTCATCCTCTGCATCAACAAGACCGACCGCCCGGACTCCCGGATCGACGCCGTCGTCAACGAGACGTACGACCTCTTCCTGGACCTGGACGCGGACGAGGACCAGATCGAGTTCCCGATCGTCTACGCCTGCGGCCGTGACGGCGTGGCCTCGCTGACCAAGCCCGAGGACGGCACCGTCCCCGCGGACAGCGACAGCCTGGAGCCGTTCTTCTCCACCATCCTGGAGCACGTCCCCGCCCCGGTGTACGACGAGGAGGCCCCCCTCCAGGCCCACGTCACCAACCTGGACGCCGACAACTTCCTCGGCCGTATCGCGCTCCTGCGCGTCGAGCAGGGCGAGCTGCGCAAGGGCCAGACCGTCACCTGGATCAAGCGTGACGGCACCCAGTCGAACGTCCGCATCACCGAGCTGATGATGACCGAGGCGCTCACCCGCAAGCCGGCCGAGGTGGCGGGCCCCGGTGACATCTGCGCGGTCGCCGGTATCCCCGACATCATGATCGGTGAGACCCTGGCCGACCCGGAGAACCCGATCGCGCTTCCGCTGATCTCGGTCGACGAGCCGGCGATCTCCATGACCATCGGTACGAACACCTCCCCGATGGTCGGCCGTGGCGGCAGCGGCAAGGGCGCGGACGCCAAGTCCGCCGTCAAGGACCGCAAGGTCACCGCGCGCCAGGTGAAGGACCGCCTGGACCGCGAGCTGATCGGTAACGTCTCGCTCCGCGTGCTGGAGACCGAGCGCCCGGACGCCTGGGAGGTCCAGGGCCGTGGTGAGCTCGCGCTCGCCATCCTGGTCGAGCAGATGCGCCGCGAGGGCTTCGAGCTGACCATCGGCAAGCCGCAGGTGGTCACGCAGGAGATCGACGGCAAGGTGCACGAGCCGGTCGAGCGCATGACGATCGACGTCCCCGAGGAGCACATGGGTGCGGTCACGCAGCTCATGGGTGTCCGCAAGGGCCGCATGGACAACATGTCGAACCACGGCTCCGGTTGGGTCCGCATGGAGTTCGTCGTCCCGTCGCGCGGTCTCATCGGCTTCCGTACCGAGTTCCTGACCGGTACGCGCGGCACGGGCATCGCCCACTCGATCCACGAGGGCCACGAGCCGTGGTTCGGCCAGCTGGTGACCCGTAACAACGGCTCCCTGGTCGCCGACCGCGCCGGCTCCGTGACGCCGTTCGCGATGATCAACCTGCAGGAGCGCGGCGTCCTGTTCACCGACCCCGGCACCGAGGTGTACGAGGGCATGATCGTCGGCGAGAACTCGCGCTCCGACGACATGGACGTGAACATCACCAAGGAGAAGAAGCTCACCAACATGCGTGCGGCTTCCGCGGACAACACCGAGAACGTGGTGCCGCCCCGCAAGCTCTCCCTGGAGCAGTCCCTGGAGTTCTGCCGCGACGACGAGTGCGTCGAGGTGACCCCGGAGGCCGTCCGCATCCGCAAGGTCGTCCTGGACCAGAAGGACCGCTCGCGCACCGCGTCGCGCGCCAAGTCCGCCAAGTAACAACAGCCGTACGGCTGTTCGCCCGGATTTGCTCGGGCGGCGGCAACGGTCGGCGAAGCCGGCCGCAGGGCCCTGGTAGTGCAGCAGCCCCTCCCCTCACGGAGTCCGTGAGGGGAGGGGCTGTTCGCTTCTGTCAAGCGGATTTTTGCGTTCAGGTGTCCGCATACCGACCGTGACACTCCGGAAGATGAGCTAACCGTCCGTTTCGCACGTGTCTGTCTCCTATCCGTTTGTCCGGATTTCGGGTTTCTGACGCGGATCGATGTTGTGAAAACGAGACCACTTAAGTGTGGTTTACGGCCTGGCAGTCCCTGAGGATGGCTCCATTGAGCTCGGGTCAATGGGTCACGCGATGTGGGGATCGCGCCGACTCACGAGCACACTATGGGCAGGAAAATTGCTCGCCGTCAGGGGTGTCGGCGAGGTTTTTTTGCCCCTCAAGTCGATCAGTGGACTCATGAGGAGGAAACCCATGCGCGGTGCCAAGAGCGCCAAGTGGGTCGTGGGCGCGGTTGTCGTCGCCCTGGCCGCTACCGCCTGTGGCGGCGGTGACGGTGACAGCAAGGACAAGGGCAGCGCCAACGGCGGTGTGTTCCGGCTCGGTAGCACCGAGCCCGACACCATCGACCCGGGGCGTGCCCACGAGTCCACCGGTGTCCTGCTGGCCAACGCCCTGTTCACCGGCCTGTACGGGAACACGCCGGACGGCCTGGCCGAGCCCGCGCTCGCCGAGTCGGCGACGTCGGACGAGGGCTGCACGTCCTGGACCTTCAAGATCAAGCCCGACACCAAGTTCTCCAACGGTGAGGTCGTCGACGCCGAGTCGTTCGCCCGTGGTTGGGCCCGTGCCGCGCACAAGGCCGCCGCGTCGGACGTGGCGTACCACTTCGCCGGCATCAAGGGTTACGAGCAGCTGCAGGACGGCTCCGCCAAGACCTTCAGCGGTGTCACCACGCCGGACCCGACCACCATCAAGGTCGACCTGTCCAAGGCGGACTGCGAGTTCGTCCTGAAGACGGCGCACAACGCCTACAGCCCGGTCCCCAAGGTCGCCAAGGTCGGCGAAGAGGACAAGGCGTTCGGCGAGGCCCCCGTCGGTAACGGTCCGTTCAAGATGGACGGCACGTGGGAGCACAACAAGGCGATCAACCTCGTCCGTAACGACGGCTACGGTCTGCAGAAGGCGTCCCTGGAGAAGGTCCAGGTCACCCTCCTCAACGACAAGACCGCGCAGCAGCTCGAGTACGACGGCTTCCAGGCCGGCACCTTCGACTACGCGCACATCCCGACGCCGATGCTGAAGACGGCCGAGGCGAAGTTCAAGCCGCAGAACAAGTGGTTCGCCAAGGACACCAACGGCATGAACTTCGTTCTGCCGATCGGTGACAACGGCCCGACCAACAACAAGGACGCCCGTCTGGCGATCTCCTACGCGATCGACCGTCAGGCCATCGCCAAGGGTGTCTTCCAGGGCTACCAGACCCCGTCGACGACCATCGTGCCGCCGGCGTTCCCGAAGGCGTACCAGAAGGACCTGTGCGTCTCCTGCGTCAAGCAGGACGTCGCCAAGGCCAAGGAGTACGCCGAGAAGGGCGGCCTGAAGCCGGGTACCGAGATCAAGTTCAGCTTCAACACCGGTGCGGGCCACGAAGAGTGGGTCCAGGCCATCGCGAAGCAGCTCGAGGACGTCCTCGGCGTCAAGGTCAAGCTCGACGGCAAGGACTTCCCGGGCATGCTCAAGGAGCAGCAGGGTTCCGGCGCCACCGGCATCTACCGCTTCGCGTGGGGCGCGGACTACCCGACCCCGGAGAACTTCCTGTTCCCGCTGCTGCACTCGGCCTCGATGAACAAGGACGCCGAGGGCAACGTGACCGGTGACAACCGCGTCCGTTACAACAACCCGGAGTTCGACAAGCTGATCGACACGGCCCGTGGCACCAAGGACGAGGCCGCGCGTCTGGCGATGTACAAGCAGGCCGAGAAGATGGCCATGGACGACATGGCCCTCATCCCGACCTTCAACCGTTCCCAGTTCCGCCTGATGGCGACCGACAAGTTCAACGGTCTGGACGACATCAACTTCAACGAGGACCCGATCCTCGAGAAGATCTCGCTCAAGAAGTAATCGGTTCGGACGGTATATCCGTCAGGAGCGAACGTGCCGCGGCCCCCGGGTGACCGGTGGGCCGCGGCCCCGCTCGGCAGGCCGTTTTTACTTCGGCACCCCTCACATCCGCGGGCAATCCCCGCTGGCCGAGAGCCGACCCGTTCCTTGGGTCGGAGGCCGCTGCTCCCAGAAGCGGCCAGGTAGAGAGGCACAAACATGGGAAGGTACGTCGCCCGTCGCCTCGGGCAGATGGTCATAGTCCTCATCGGCGCGACCATGGTTCTGTTCGCGTGTCTGTTCGTTCTCCCCGGTGATCCCGTGGGTTCGATCGCGGGCAGCGACAAGGCACGTGACCCAGCAGTGGTCGCGGAGCTCAAGGCGCGTTACGGGCTCGACAAGTCGCTGCCCGAGCAGTATGTGAACTACGTGGCCAAGGTCGCGACCGGAGACCTCGGAGAGGACTTCGTCCAGCGCCGCGAGGTCTCCGAAATCCTCGGTCCCAAGCTGCAGAACACCGCGAAGCTGGCCCTTCTGGCCATCGTTCTCGTCACGGTGTTCGGTATGGGTGTCGGCATCATCGCCGCCCTCTACAGATACAGCATCTTGGACATGGCCACGACATTTTTTACGACCATGGCCGTCGGATTCCCGACGTTCGTGATCGGCATGCTGCTCATGAAGTACTTCGCCGTGGAACTCCAGTGGTTCCCGCAGCTCGGCGGCGACAAGCTCGAAGGCATGGTTCTTCCCGCGATCACCCTCGCGATCACCGACATCGCGTTCGTCGCCCGCCTCACCCGCGGCACGATGCTCGAGGTGCTCCGCGCGGACTACGTGAAGACGGCCGTGGCCAAGGGACTTCCGCGCCGGCGCGTGCTCTTCAAGCACGTGCTCCGCAACTCGTCCATCCCCGTGGTCACCTACCTGGGTATCTCGTTCGGCGGACTCCTCGGTGGCGCGCTCATCACCGAGGCGATCTTCAACTGGGACGGTGTCGGTCTGGCACTGGTTCAGGCGATTCAGCAGCAGAACAACCCGATCGTGATCGGCGTCGTGACCTACAGCGTCGCCATCTTCGTCGTCCTCAGCCTCATCGTGGACCTGCTGTACGCGGCCCTCGACCCGCGTATCCGCCTCAGCTGACCGCCCCCTAGGAGGATTTCCTCATGTCTGAGCTCGCAACGAGCCCGGCGATCGGGGACGAGAACCCCGTGTCGTCCGCTTCGGCCCCGGCCGAACCCCGACCCAAGCAACTGAGCCAGTGGGGCGAGATCCGTCACCGCTACGTCCAGAACAAGCTGGCCGTCGTCGGCCTCGTGATCATCACGCTGCTGTTCCTGACGGCGATCTTCGGTGACATGCTCGCGCCGTACGACCCCGCTGCGCAGGACCTCGAGAACACCCTCGCGTCGCCCAACGGCACCCACTGGATGGGCACCGACGCCCTGGGCCGCGACATGTTCTCGCGCCTCATAGCCGGTACCCGCGTGGCCATGTTCGTCGGCCTCGCCTCGATCTTCTTCGCGGTACTGATCGGTGTCGCCCTCGGCGCCATCGCCGGTTACTTCTCCGGCTTCGCCGACACGCTGGTCATGCGCGTCGCGGACGTGTTCCTCGCGTTCCCGCTGATGATCGGTGCCGTCGTCATCATCCTGGTCACCGGCCGCGGCATCACCCCGGTGATCATCTCGCTCGCGATCTTCTCGTGGGCGACCGTGTCCAGGCTCCTGCGCAGCTCGATCCTGTCGGTGCGCGAGATGGACTACGTCCACGCGGCCAAGGCACTGGGCGCGAGCGGCTGGCGCATCGTGCGCACGCACATCCTGCCCAACTCGCTGACCGCCGTGCTGGTCTACGCGACGTTCAACGTCGGTACCACCATCGTCGGTGTGGCGGCGCTGTCCTTCCTCGGCGCCGGCGTCCCCGTCGACGTCCCCGAGTGGGGCAACATGCTGGCGGCCGGTCAGGGCTTCATCGGTGTCAACGACTACCTGTGGTACTTCCCCAGCCTGTTCGTCGTCATCACCGTGCTCGGCTTCGCCTTCGTCGGCGACGGCCTGCGTGACGCGCTCGACCCGAAGCTCCGGTAGGGCCGCCCGATGCCCCGAGACAACATCAGCAAGCAGGACGAAGGTGGCGGCGTGACCACGTCGGAGATTCTCAGCGTTGCGGAGACGGGCGGCGGATCCGCCGTGCCGCTGCTGGAGGTCGACAACCTCCAGGTCGAGTTCAAGACCCGTGACGGGGTCGCCAAGGCCGTCAACGGCGTGAGCTACAGCGTCAGCGCCGGCGAGACCCTCGCCGTGCTCGGCGAGTCCGGCTCCGGCAAGTCCGTCACCGCTCAGGCGATCATGGGCATCCTCGACAGCCCGCCCGGACGCGTGTCCGGCGGCGAGGTGCGCTTCCACGGCAAGGACATCCTCAAGATGTCCGACGAGGAGCGCCGCAAGCTCCGTGGCAACAAGATGGCGATGATCTTCCAGGACGCGCTGTCCTCCCTGAACCCGGTCTACTCGGTGGGCGACCAGCTCGGCGAGATGTTCCGGGTCCACCGGGGCGCGTCCAAGAAGGACGCGAAGCTCAAGGCCATCGAGCTCATGGACCGCGTGAAGATCCCCGCCGCCAAGGCGCGCGTGGGTGACTACCCGCACCAGTTCTCCGGCGGTATGCGCCAGC comes from Streptomyces virginiae and encodes:
- a CDS encoding ABC transporter ATP-binding protein, translating into MPRDNISKQDEGGGVTTSEILSVAETGGGSAVPLLEVDNLQVEFKTRDGVAKAVNGVSYSVSAGETLAVLGESGSGKSVTAQAIMGILDSPPGRVSGGEVRFHGKDILKMSDEERRKLRGNKMAMIFQDALSSLNPVYSVGDQLGEMFRVHRGASKKDAKLKAIELMDRVKIPAAKARVGDYPHQFSGGMRQRIMIAMALALEPDLIIADEPTTALDVTVQAQVMDLLAELQREMNMGLILITHDLGVVADVADKIAVMYAGRIVETAPVHEIYKRPSHPYTRGLLDSIPRLDQKGQELYAIKGLPPNLLRIPTGCAFSPRCPKAQDICRTEIPVLHPVTEQDGTELPGRGSACHFWKDQIHG
- the typA gene encoding translational GTPase TypA; its protein translation is MPTRHDIRNVAIVAHVDHGKTTIVDAMLKQAGAFAAHQHLDDRMMDSNDLEREKGITILAKNTAVKYHPKDGGAPITINIIDTPGHADFGGEVERGLSMVDAVVLLVDASEGPLPQTRFVLRKALQAKMPVILCINKTDRPDSRIDAVVNETYDLFLDLDADEDQIEFPIVYACGRDGVASLTKPEDGTVPADSDSLEPFFSTILEHVPAPVYDEEAPLQAHVTNLDADNFLGRIALLRVEQGELRKGQTVTWIKRDGTQSNVRITELMMTEALTRKPAEVAGPGDICAVAGIPDIMIGETLADPENPIALPLISVDEPAISMTIGTNTSPMVGRGGSGKGADAKSAVKDRKVTARQVKDRLDRELIGNVSLRVLETERPDAWEVQGRGELALAILVEQMRREGFELTIGKPQVVTQEIDGKVHEPVERMTIDVPEEHMGAVTQLMGVRKGRMDNMSNHGSGWVRMEFVVPSRGLIGFRTEFLTGTRGTGIAHSIHEGHEPWFGQLVTRNNGSLVADRAGSVTPFAMINLQERGVLFTDPGTEVYEGMIVGENSRSDDMDVNITKEKKLTNMRAASADNTENVVPPRKLSLEQSLEFCRDDECVEVTPEAVRIRKVVLDQKDRSRTASRAKSAK
- a CDS encoding peptide ABC transporter substrate-binding protein translates to MRGAKSAKWVVGAVVVALAATACGGGDGDSKDKGSANGGVFRLGSTEPDTIDPGRAHESTGVLLANALFTGLYGNTPDGLAEPALAESATSDEGCTSWTFKIKPDTKFSNGEVVDAESFARGWARAAHKAAASDVAYHFAGIKGYEQLQDGSAKTFSGVTTPDPTTIKVDLSKADCEFVLKTAHNAYSPVPKVAKVGEEDKAFGEAPVGNGPFKMDGTWEHNKAINLVRNDGYGLQKASLEKVQVTLLNDKTAQQLEYDGFQAGTFDYAHIPTPMLKTAEAKFKPQNKWFAKDTNGMNFVLPIGDNGPTNNKDARLAISYAIDRQAIAKGVFQGYQTPSTTIVPPAFPKAYQKDLCVSCVKQDVAKAKEYAEKGGLKPGTEIKFSFNTGAGHEEWVQAIAKQLEDVLGVKVKLDGKDFPGMLKEQQGSGATGIYRFAWGADYPTPENFLFPLLHSASMNKDAEGNVTGDNRVRYNNPEFDKLIDTARGTKDEAARLAMYKQAEKMAMDDMALIPTFNRSQFRLMATDKFNGLDDINFNEDPILEKISLKK
- a CDS encoding ABC transporter permease, translated to MSELATSPAIGDENPVSSASAPAEPRPKQLSQWGEIRHRYVQNKLAVVGLVIITLLFLTAIFGDMLAPYDPAAQDLENTLASPNGTHWMGTDALGRDMFSRLIAGTRVAMFVGLASIFFAVLIGVALGAIAGYFSGFADTLVMRVADVFLAFPLMIGAVVIILVTGRGITPVIISLAIFSWATVSRLLRSSILSVREMDYVHAAKALGASGWRIVRTHILPNSLTAVLVYATFNVGTTIVGVAALSFLGAGVPVDVPEWGNMLAAGQGFIGVNDYLWYFPSLFVVITVLGFAFVGDGLRDALDPKLR
- a CDS encoding ABC transporter permease, which produces MVIVLIGATMVLFACLFVLPGDPVGSIAGSDKARDPAVVAELKARYGLDKSLPEQYVNYVAKVATGDLGEDFVQRREVSEILGPKLQNTAKLALLAIVLVTVFGMGVGIIAALYRYSILDMATTFFTTMAVGFPTFVIGMLLMKYFAVELQWFPQLGGDKLEGMVLPAITLAITDIAFVARLTRGTMLEVLRADYVKTAVAKGLPRRRVLFKHVLRNSSIPVVTYLGISFGGLLGGALITEAIFNWDGVGLALVQAIQQQNNPIVIGVVTYSVAIFVVLSLIVDLLYAALDPRIRLS